The following are encoded together in the Arvicanthis niloticus isolate mArvNil1 chromosome 11, mArvNil1.pat.X, whole genome shotgun sequence genome:
- the Arhgap5 gene encoding rho GTPase-activating protein 5 isoform X2: MMAKNKEPRPPSYTVSVVGLSGTEKDKGNCGVGKSCLCNRFVRSKADEYYPEHTSVLSTIDFGGRVVNNDHFLYWGDITQNGEDGVECKIHVIEQTEFIDDQTFLPHRSTNLQPYIKRAAASKLQSAEKLMYICTDQLGLEQDFEQKQMPEGKLNVDGFLLCIDVSQGCNRKFDDQLKFVNNLFVQLSKSKKPVIIAATKCDECVDHYLREVQAFASNKKNLLVVETSARFNVNIETCFTALVQMLDKTRGKPKIIPYLDAYKTQRQLVVTATDKFEKLVQTVRDYHATWKTVSNKLKNHPDYEEYINLEGTRKARNTFSKHIEQLKQEHIRKRREEYISTLPRAFNTLLPDLEEIEHLNWLEALKLMEKRPDFQLCFVVLEKTPWDETDHIDKINDRRIPFDLLSTLEAEKVYQNHVQHLISEKRRIEMKEKFKKTLEKIQFISPGQPWEEVMCFVMEDEAFKYITETDSKEVYGRHQREIVEKAKEEFQEMLFEHSELFYDLDLNATPSSDKMSEIHTVLSEEPRYKALQKLAPDRESLLLKHIGFVYHPTKETCLSGQYCTDIKVEHLLANSPLQSDHGRLRLYHDSANIDKVNLFILGKDGLAQELANEIRTQSTDDEYALDGKIYELDLRPVDAKSPYILSQLWTAAFKPHGCFCVFNSIESLNFIGEFIGKIRTEASQIRKDKYMANLPFTLILANQRDSISKNLPILRHQGQQLANKLQCPFVDVPTGTYPRKFNESQIKQALRGVLESVKHNLDVVSPVPINKDVSEADLRIVMCAMCGDPFSVDLILSPFLDSHSCSAAQAGQNNSLMLDKIIGEKRRRIQITILSYHSSIGVRKDELVHGYILVYSAKRKASMGMLRAFLSEVQDTIPVQLVAVTDSQADFFENEAIKELMTEGEHIATEITAKFTALYSLSQYHRQTEVFTLFFSDVLEKKNMIENSYLSDNTRESTHHSEDVFLPSPRDCFPYNNYPDSDDDTEAPPPYSPIGDDVQLLPTPSDRSRYRLDLEGNEYPVHSTPNCHDHERNHKVPPPIKPKPVVPKTNVKKLDPNLLKTIEAGIGKNPRKQTSRVPLPHPEDMDSSDNYAEPLDTIFKQKGYSDEIYVVPDDSQNRIIKIRNSFVNNTQGDEENGFSDRTSKGHGERRPSKYKYKSKTLFSKAKSYYRRTHSDASDDEAFTTSKTKRKGRHRGSEEDPLLSPVETWKGGIDNPAITSDQEVDDKKIKKKTHKVKEDKKKKKTKTFNPPTRRNWESNYFGMPLQDLVTAEKPIPLFVEKCVEFIEDTGLCTEGLYRVSGNKTDQDNIQKQFDQDHNINLASMEVTVNAVAGALKAFFADLPDPLIPYSLHPELLEASKIPDKTERLHALKEIVKKFHPVNYDVFRYVITHLNRVSQQNKTNLMTADNLSICFWPTLMRPDFENREFLSTTKIHQSVVETFIQQCQFFFYNGEIVETANTVAPPPTSNPGQLVESMVPLQLPPPLQPQLIQPQLQTDPLGII, translated from the exons ATGATGGCAAAAAACAAAGAGCCTCGACCCCCATCCTATACTGTCAGTGTAGTTGGACTCTCTGGGACTGAAAAAGACAAAGGTAACTGTGGAGTTGGAAAATCTTGTTTGTGCAATAGATTTGTACGTTCAAAAGCAGATGAATATTATCCAGAGCATACTTCTGTGCTTAGCACCATTGACTTTGGAGGCCGAGTAGTAAACAATGATCACTTTTTATACTGGGGTGACATAACACAAAATGGTGAAGATGGAGTAGAATGCAAAATTCATGTCATTGAACAAACAGAGTTCATTGATGACCAGACTTTCTTGCCTCATCGAAGTACAAATTTGCAACCATATATAAAACGTGCAGCTGCCTCTAAATTGCAGTCAGCAGAAAAACTAATGTACATTTGCACCGATCAGCTAGGCTTGGAGCAAGACTTTGAACAGAAGCAGATGCCTGAAGGGAAACTCAATGTAGATGGATTTTTATTGTGTATTGATGTGAGTCAAGGATGTAATAGGAAGTTTGATGATCAACTTAAATTTGTGAATAACCTTTTTGTCCAGCTATCCAAATCCAAAAAGCCTGTGATAATAGCAGCAACTAAATGTGATGAATGTGTGGATCATTACCTTAGAGAAGTTCAAGCCTTTGCTTCAAACAAAAAGAACCTTCTAGTAGTGGAAACATCAGCACGATTTAATGTCAACATTGAGACATGTTTCACTGCTTTGGTACAAATGTTGGATAAAACTCGTGGCAAACCTAAAATTATTCCCTATCTGGATGCTTATAAAACACAGAGACAACTtgttgtcacagcaacagacaagTTTGAAAAACTTGTACAGACTGTGAGAGATTATCATGCAACTTGGAAAACTGttagtaataaattaaaaaatcatcctGATTATGAAGAATATATCAACTTAGAGGGAACAAGAAAGGCCAGAAATACATTCTCAAAGCATATAGAACAACTCAAACAGGAACAtataaggaaaaggagagaagaatatATAAGTACCTTACCAAGGGCTTTTAATACTCTCTTGCCAGATCTAGAAGAGATTGAACATTTGAATTGGTTGGAAGCTTTGAAGTTAATGGAAAAGAGACCAGATTTCCAGTTATGTTTTGTGGTGCTAGAAAAAACACCTTGGGATGAAACTGACCATATAGACAAAATTAACGATAGACGGATCCCATTCGACCTTCTAAGCACTTTAGAAGCAGAAAAGGTCTATCAAAACCATGTACAACATCTGAtatcagagaaaagaagaatagAAATGAAGGAGAAATTCAAGAAGACTTTAGAAAAAATTCAGTTCATTTCACCTGGGCAGCCATGGGAGGAAGTTATGTGTTTTGTCATGGAGGatgaagcattcaaatacatCACTGAGACTGATAGCAAAGAAGTATATGGTAGACATCAGCGAGAGATAGTAGAAAAAGCCAAAGAAGAGTTTCAGGAAATGCTTTTTGAGCATTCTGAACTTTTTTATGATTTAGATCTTAATGCAACACCAAGTTCTGATAAAATGAGTGAAATTCATACAGTTCTAAGTGAAGAACCTAGATATAAAGCTTTACAGAAACTTGCACCTGATAGAGAATCTCTTCTACTAAAGCATATAGGATTTGTTTATCATCCCACTAAAGAAACATGCCTCAGTGGCCAATATTGTACAGACATTAAAGTGGAACACTTACTTGCCAATAGTCCATTGCAGTCGGATCATGGCCGCTTACGCTTGTATCATGATAGTGCCAATATAGACAAAGTTAATCTTTTCATTTTAGGGAAAGATGGCCTTGCCCAGGAGCTAGCAAATGAGATAAGGACTCAATCCACTGATGATGAGTATGCCTTAGATGGAAAAATTTATGAACTTGATCTTCGGCCTGTTGATGCCAAATCGCCTTACATTTTGAGTCAGCTATGGACTGCAGCCTTTAAACCACATGGGTGCTTCTGTGTATTTAATTCCATCGAGTCACTGaattttattggggaatttatTGGAAAAATAAGAACCGAAGCGTCTCAGAtcagaaaagataaatatatgGCTAATCTTCCATTTACATTAATTCTTGCTAATCAGAGGGATTCCATTAGTAAAAATCTACCAATTCTCAGGCACCAAGGTCAGCAGTTGGCCAATAAATTGCAGTGTCCTTTTGTAGATGTACCTACTGGTACCTATCCTCGTAAATTTAATGAATCACAAATAAAGCAAGCTCTAAGAGGAGTATTGGAATCAGTTAAACACAATTTAGATGTGGTGAGCCCAGTTCCTATCAATAAGGATGTGTCAGAAGCTGACTTGAGAATtgtcatgtgtgccatgtgtggcGATCCATTTAGTGTGGATCTCATTCTTTCACCTTTCCTTGACTCTCATTCTTGCAGTGCTGCTCAAGCTGGACAGAATAATTCATTAATGCTTGACAAAATTATTGGTGAAAAAAGGAGGCGAATACAGATCACAATATTGTCATACCACTCCTCAATTGGAGTAAGAAAAGATGAACTGGTTCATGGGTATATATTAGTTTATTCTGCAAAAAGGAAAGCATCAATGGGAATGCTTCGTGCATTtctatcagaagttcaagatacTATTCCTGTACAACTGGTGGCAGTTACTGACAGTCAAGctgatttttttgaaaatgagGCTATCAAGGAGTTAATGACTGAAGGAGAACACATTGCAACTGAGATAACTGCTAAATTTACAGCATTATATTCTTTATCTCAGTATCATAGGCAAACTGAGGTTTTTACTTTGTTCTTCAGTGAtgttctagagaaaaaaaatatgatagaAAATTCCTATTTGTCTGATAATACAAGGGAATCCACTCATCACAGTGAAGATGTTTTTCTACCGTCTCCAAGAGACTGTTTTCCCTATAACAACTACCCTGATTCAGATGATGACACAGAAGCACCACCCCCTTATAGTCCAATTGGAGATGATGTACAGTTGCTTCCAACACCTAGTGACCGTTCCAGATACAGGTTAGATTTGGAAGGAAATGAATATCCTGTTCATAGCACTCCAAATTGTCATGATCATGAACGTAACCATAAAGTGCCTCCACCTATTAAACCTAAACCAGTTGTACCtaaaacaaatgtgaaaaaaCTGGATCCAAACCTTTTAAAAACGATTGAAGCTGGTATTGGtaaaaatccaagaaaacagaCTTCCCGGGTACCTTTGCCACATCCTGAAGATATGGATTCTTCAGATAACTACGCAGAACCCCTTGACACAATTTTCAAACAGAAGGGCTATTCTGATGAGATTTATGTTGTCCCAGATGATAGTCAGAATCGAATTATTAAAATTCGAAACTCATTTGTAAATAACACTCAAGGAGATGAAGAAAATGGGTTTTCTGATAGAACCTCGAAAGGTCATGGGGAACGTAGGCcttcaaaatacaaatataaatctaAAACTTTGTTTAGTAAAGCCAAGTCATACTATAGAAGAACACACTCAGATGCAAGTGATGATGAGGCTTTCACTActtccaaaacaaaaagaaaaggaagacatcGTGGAAGTGAAGAAGATCCACTACTTTCTCCTGTTGAAACTTGGAAAGGTGGTATTGATAATCCTGCAATCACATCTGACCAGGAGGTAGATgataagaagataaagaagaaaacccacaaagtaaaggaagataaaaag aaaaagaaaactaagacctTCAACCCACCAACACGTAGAAATTGGGAAAGTAATTACTTTGGGATGCCCCTCCAGGATCTGGTTACAGCTGAGAAGCCTATAccactatttgttgaaaaatgTGTGGAATTTATTGAAGACACAG GATTATGTACCGAAGGACTATACCGTGTTAGTGGAAATAAAACTGATCAAGACAACATTCAAAAGCAGTTTGATCAAG atcaTAATATCAATCTAGCGTCAATGGAAGTGACAGTAAATGCTGTAGCTGGAGCTCTCAAAGCTTTCTTTGCTGATCTGCCCGATCCTTTGATTCCATATTCACTTCACCCAGAGCTATTGGAAGCATCAA
- the Arhgap5 gene encoding rho GTPase-activating protein 5 isoform X1: MMAKNKEPRPPSYTVSVVGLSGTEKDKGNCGVGKSCLCNRFVRSKADEYYPEHTSVLSTIDFGGRVVNNDHFLYWGDITQNGEDGVECKIHVIEQTEFIDDQTFLPHRSTNLQPYIKRAAASKLQSAEKLMYICTDQLGLEQDFEQKQMPEGKLNVDGFLLCIDVSQGCNRKFDDQLKFVNNLFVQLSKSKKPVIIAATKCDECVDHYLREVQAFASNKKNLLVVETSARFNVNIETCFTALVQMLDKTRGKPKIIPYLDAYKTQRQLVVTATDKFEKLVQTVRDYHATWKTVSNKLKNHPDYEEYINLEGTRKARNTFSKHIEQLKQEHIRKRREEYISTLPRAFNTLLPDLEEIEHLNWLEALKLMEKRPDFQLCFVVLEKTPWDETDHIDKINDRRIPFDLLSTLEAEKVYQNHVQHLISEKRRIEMKEKFKKTLEKIQFISPGQPWEEVMCFVMEDEAFKYITETDSKEVYGRHQREIVEKAKEEFQEMLFEHSELFYDLDLNATPSSDKMSEIHTVLSEEPRYKALQKLAPDRESLLLKHIGFVYHPTKETCLSGQYCTDIKVEHLLANSPLQSDHGRLRLYHDSANIDKVNLFILGKDGLAQELANEIRTQSTDDEYALDGKIYELDLRPVDAKSPYILSQLWTAAFKPHGCFCVFNSIESLNFIGEFIGKIRTEASQIRKDKYMANLPFTLILANQRDSISKNLPILRHQGQQLANKLQCPFVDVPTGTYPRKFNESQIKQALRGVLESVKHNLDVVSPVPINKDVSEADLRIVMCAMCGDPFSVDLILSPFLDSHSCSAAQAGQNNSLMLDKIIGEKRRRIQITILSYHSSIGVRKDELVHGYILVYSAKRKASMGMLRAFLSEVQDTIPVQLVAVTDSQADFFENEAIKELMTEGEHIATEITAKFTALYSLSQYHRQTEVFTLFFSDVLEKKNMIENSYLSDNTRESTHHSEDVFLPSPRDCFPYNNYPDSDDDTEAPPPYSPIGDDVQLLPTPSDRSRYRLDLEGNEYPVHSTPNCHDHERNHKVPPPIKPKPVVPKTNVKKLDPNLLKTIEAGIGKNPRKQTSRVPLPHPEDMDSSDNYAEPLDTIFKQKGYSDEIYVVPDDSQNRIIKIRNSFVNNTQGDEENGFSDRTSKGHGERRPSKYKYKSKTLFSKAKSYYRRTHSDASDDEAFTTSKTKRKGRHRGSEEDPLLSPVETWKGGIDNPAITSDQEVDDKKIKKKTHKVKEDKKQKKKTKTFNPPTRRNWESNYFGMPLQDLVTAEKPIPLFVEKCVEFIEDTGLCTEGLYRVSGNKTDQDNIQKQFDQDHNINLASMEVTVNAVAGALKAFFADLPDPLIPYSLHPELLEASKIPDKTERLHALKEIVKKFHPVNYDVFRYVITHLNRVSQQNKTNLMTADNLSICFWPTLMRPDFENREFLSTTKIHQSVVETFIQQCQFFFYNGEIVETANTVAPPPTSNPGQLVESMVPLQLPPPLQPQLIQPQLQTDPLGII; the protein is encoded by the exons ATGATGGCAAAAAACAAAGAGCCTCGACCCCCATCCTATACTGTCAGTGTAGTTGGACTCTCTGGGACTGAAAAAGACAAAGGTAACTGTGGAGTTGGAAAATCTTGTTTGTGCAATAGATTTGTACGTTCAAAAGCAGATGAATATTATCCAGAGCATACTTCTGTGCTTAGCACCATTGACTTTGGAGGCCGAGTAGTAAACAATGATCACTTTTTATACTGGGGTGACATAACACAAAATGGTGAAGATGGAGTAGAATGCAAAATTCATGTCATTGAACAAACAGAGTTCATTGATGACCAGACTTTCTTGCCTCATCGAAGTACAAATTTGCAACCATATATAAAACGTGCAGCTGCCTCTAAATTGCAGTCAGCAGAAAAACTAATGTACATTTGCACCGATCAGCTAGGCTTGGAGCAAGACTTTGAACAGAAGCAGATGCCTGAAGGGAAACTCAATGTAGATGGATTTTTATTGTGTATTGATGTGAGTCAAGGATGTAATAGGAAGTTTGATGATCAACTTAAATTTGTGAATAACCTTTTTGTCCAGCTATCCAAATCCAAAAAGCCTGTGATAATAGCAGCAACTAAATGTGATGAATGTGTGGATCATTACCTTAGAGAAGTTCAAGCCTTTGCTTCAAACAAAAAGAACCTTCTAGTAGTGGAAACATCAGCACGATTTAATGTCAACATTGAGACATGTTTCACTGCTTTGGTACAAATGTTGGATAAAACTCGTGGCAAACCTAAAATTATTCCCTATCTGGATGCTTATAAAACACAGAGACAACTtgttgtcacagcaacagacaagTTTGAAAAACTTGTACAGACTGTGAGAGATTATCATGCAACTTGGAAAACTGttagtaataaattaaaaaatcatcctGATTATGAAGAATATATCAACTTAGAGGGAACAAGAAAGGCCAGAAATACATTCTCAAAGCATATAGAACAACTCAAACAGGAACAtataaggaaaaggagagaagaatatATAAGTACCTTACCAAGGGCTTTTAATACTCTCTTGCCAGATCTAGAAGAGATTGAACATTTGAATTGGTTGGAAGCTTTGAAGTTAATGGAAAAGAGACCAGATTTCCAGTTATGTTTTGTGGTGCTAGAAAAAACACCTTGGGATGAAACTGACCATATAGACAAAATTAACGATAGACGGATCCCATTCGACCTTCTAAGCACTTTAGAAGCAGAAAAGGTCTATCAAAACCATGTACAACATCTGAtatcagagaaaagaagaatagAAATGAAGGAGAAATTCAAGAAGACTTTAGAAAAAATTCAGTTCATTTCACCTGGGCAGCCATGGGAGGAAGTTATGTGTTTTGTCATGGAGGatgaagcattcaaatacatCACTGAGACTGATAGCAAAGAAGTATATGGTAGACATCAGCGAGAGATAGTAGAAAAAGCCAAAGAAGAGTTTCAGGAAATGCTTTTTGAGCATTCTGAACTTTTTTATGATTTAGATCTTAATGCAACACCAAGTTCTGATAAAATGAGTGAAATTCATACAGTTCTAAGTGAAGAACCTAGATATAAAGCTTTACAGAAACTTGCACCTGATAGAGAATCTCTTCTACTAAAGCATATAGGATTTGTTTATCATCCCACTAAAGAAACATGCCTCAGTGGCCAATATTGTACAGACATTAAAGTGGAACACTTACTTGCCAATAGTCCATTGCAGTCGGATCATGGCCGCTTACGCTTGTATCATGATAGTGCCAATATAGACAAAGTTAATCTTTTCATTTTAGGGAAAGATGGCCTTGCCCAGGAGCTAGCAAATGAGATAAGGACTCAATCCACTGATGATGAGTATGCCTTAGATGGAAAAATTTATGAACTTGATCTTCGGCCTGTTGATGCCAAATCGCCTTACATTTTGAGTCAGCTATGGACTGCAGCCTTTAAACCACATGGGTGCTTCTGTGTATTTAATTCCATCGAGTCACTGaattttattggggaatttatTGGAAAAATAAGAACCGAAGCGTCTCAGAtcagaaaagataaatatatgGCTAATCTTCCATTTACATTAATTCTTGCTAATCAGAGGGATTCCATTAGTAAAAATCTACCAATTCTCAGGCACCAAGGTCAGCAGTTGGCCAATAAATTGCAGTGTCCTTTTGTAGATGTACCTACTGGTACCTATCCTCGTAAATTTAATGAATCACAAATAAAGCAAGCTCTAAGAGGAGTATTGGAATCAGTTAAACACAATTTAGATGTGGTGAGCCCAGTTCCTATCAATAAGGATGTGTCAGAAGCTGACTTGAGAATtgtcatgtgtgccatgtgtggcGATCCATTTAGTGTGGATCTCATTCTTTCACCTTTCCTTGACTCTCATTCTTGCAGTGCTGCTCAAGCTGGACAGAATAATTCATTAATGCTTGACAAAATTATTGGTGAAAAAAGGAGGCGAATACAGATCACAATATTGTCATACCACTCCTCAATTGGAGTAAGAAAAGATGAACTGGTTCATGGGTATATATTAGTTTATTCTGCAAAAAGGAAAGCATCAATGGGAATGCTTCGTGCATTtctatcagaagttcaagatacTATTCCTGTACAACTGGTGGCAGTTACTGACAGTCAAGctgatttttttgaaaatgagGCTATCAAGGAGTTAATGACTGAAGGAGAACACATTGCAACTGAGATAACTGCTAAATTTACAGCATTATATTCTTTATCTCAGTATCATAGGCAAACTGAGGTTTTTACTTTGTTCTTCAGTGAtgttctagagaaaaaaaatatgatagaAAATTCCTATTTGTCTGATAATACAAGGGAATCCACTCATCACAGTGAAGATGTTTTTCTACCGTCTCCAAGAGACTGTTTTCCCTATAACAACTACCCTGATTCAGATGATGACACAGAAGCACCACCCCCTTATAGTCCAATTGGAGATGATGTACAGTTGCTTCCAACACCTAGTGACCGTTCCAGATACAGGTTAGATTTGGAAGGAAATGAATATCCTGTTCATAGCACTCCAAATTGTCATGATCATGAACGTAACCATAAAGTGCCTCCACCTATTAAACCTAAACCAGTTGTACCtaaaacaaatgtgaaaaaaCTGGATCCAAACCTTTTAAAAACGATTGAAGCTGGTATTGGtaaaaatccaagaaaacagaCTTCCCGGGTACCTTTGCCACATCCTGAAGATATGGATTCTTCAGATAACTACGCAGAACCCCTTGACACAATTTTCAAACAGAAGGGCTATTCTGATGAGATTTATGTTGTCCCAGATGATAGTCAGAATCGAATTATTAAAATTCGAAACTCATTTGTAAATAACACTCAAGGAGATGAAGAAAATGGGTTTTCTGATAGAACCTCGAAAGGTCATGGGGAACGTAGGCcttcaaaatacaaatataaatctaAAACTTTGTTTAGTAAAGCCAAGTCATACTATAGAAGAACACACTCAGATGCAAGTGATGATGAGGCTTTCACTActtccaaaacaaaaagaaaaggaagacatcGTGGAAGTGAAGAAGATCCACTACTTTCTCCTGTTGAAACTTGGAAAGGTGGTATTGATAATCCTGCAATCACATCTGACCAGGAGGTAGATgataagaagataaagaagaaaacccacaaagtaaaggaagataaaaag cagaaaaagaaaactaagacctTCAACCCACCAACACGTAGAAATTGGGAAAGTAATTACTTTGGGATGCCCCTCCAGGATCTGGTTACAGCTGAGAAGCCTATAccactatttgttgaaaaatgTGTGGAATTTATTGAAGACACAG GATTATGTACCGAAGGACTATACCGTGTTAGTGGAAATAAAACTGATCAAGACAACATTCAAAAGCAGTTTGATCAAG atcaTAATATCAATCTAGCGTCAATGGAAGTGACAGTAAATGCTGTAGCTGGAGCTCTCAAAGCTTTCTTTGCTGATCTGCCCGATCCTTTGATTCCATATTCACTTCACCCAGAGCTATTGGAAGCATCAA